A window of the Phragmites australis chromosome 20, lpPhrAust1.1, whole genome shotgun sequence genome harbors these coding sequences:
- the LOC133901751 gene encoding ADP-ribosylation factor GTPase-activating protein AGD3-like, whose product MYFSRLDDSPMFRKQIQSLEEGAELLRERCLKFHKGCRKYTEGLGEAYDGDIAFASSLESFGGGHNDPISVAFGGPVMTKFTIALREIGTYKEVLRSQVEHMLNDKLVQFVDIDLHEMKDARKHFDKASLLYDQAREKYLSLKKGTRTDVATAVEDELHSARSSFEQARFNLVTALSNIEAKKRFEFLEAVSGTMDAHLRYFKQGYELLHQMEPYINQVLAYAQQSRERSNYEQAALIERMQEFKRQIDRESRWSPNGINDSPNGDGIQAIGRSSHKMIDAVMQSASKGKVQTIRQGYLSKRSSNLRGDWKRRFFVLDSRGMLYYYRKQNSRPSSGYSNQRSSTPSEHGSGLLSRWFSSHYHGGVHDEKSVARHTVNLLTSTIKVDADQSDLRFCFRIISPTKNYTLQAESTMDQMDWIEKITGVIASLLSSQSPERRLLLSPKGSGHHQTASESSSFSSSTELEHSISEDCMLEKNSGSGYFEHSARVTQHHRTSMKPDKPIDLLRKVVGNNICADCGAAEPDWASLNLGVLLCIECSGVHRNLGVHISKVRSLTLDVRVWEPSVINLFQSLGNTFANTVWEEMLPSSSCVDHGDISRADGLENASHNLVVSKPKQSDPIAVKEKFIHAKYAEKDFVQKHSMDENQLAQQMWDNVCSNNKKGVYSLIVGSNADVNFTYGQTSFNSALTLGKALLLQEQPALPSDGSSRCFDVDSLEKISPADTRARIDELDDCVEGLSLLHLACRVADVGMVELLMQYGANVNSTDSRGRTPLHHSIMKGKHAYAKLLLSRGADSQATDQDGRTALQYAIDSGTIDDEEILVLLGPR is encoded by the exons ATGTATTTCAGCAGGCTCGATGACTCGCCCATGTTCAGGAAGCAG ATACAATCACTTGAAGAAGGTGCTGAATTGCTGAGAGAGAGATGTTTGAAGTTTCACAAAGGTTGCCGGAAATACAC GGAAGGTTTAGGGGAAGCATATGATGGAGATATTGCATTCGCAAGTTCACTTGAGTCATTTGGTGGGGGTCATAATGATCCCATCAGTGTTGCCTTTGGAG GGCCTGTGATGACCAAGTTTACAATTGCCCTGAGAGAAATTGGAACGTACAAGGAAGTATTGCGCTCCCAG GTTGAGCATATGCTAAATGACAAGTTGGTTCAGTTTGTGGACATTGATTTGCATGAAATGAAG GATGCTCGGAAGCATTTTGACAAGGCTAGCCTTCTTTATGACCAG GCTCGTGAGAAGTACTTATCCTTGAAGAAAGGTACAAGGACAGACGTAGCAACTGCAGTAGAGGAT GAGCTCCACAGCGCCAGATCTTCATTTGAGCAAGCTCGTTTCAACCTG GTAACTGCACTTTCAAATATCGAGGCAaagaaaagatttgaatttttggaggCTGTTAGTGGGACAATGGATGCACATCTTCGTTATTTCAAACAA GGATATGAACTGCTACATCAGATGGAACCATATATCAATCAA GTTCTTGCTTATGCTCAGCAATCAAGAGAAAGGTCTAACTATGAGCAAGCGGCTCTTATTGAGAGGATGCAAGAATTCAAAAGGCAAATTGATCGGGAAAGTCGGTGGTCACCAAATGGGATAAATGACTCCCCTAATGGTGATGGAATACAAGCAATCGGTAGAAGTTCACATAAGATGATCGATGCAGTGATGCAATCAGCTTCAAAGGGCAAG GTTCAGACCATTCGGCAAGGCTATCTCTCAAAGAGATCTTCAAACTTGAGAGGTGACTGGAAAAGGAGGTTCTTTGTCCTCGATAGTCGAGGAATGTTATACTATTATCGCAAGCAGAATAGTAGACCATCT AGTGGTTATTCTAACCAAAGAAGTAGCACTCCTTCCGAACATGGTTCTGGGTTGCTCAGCAGATGGTTCTCTTCTCATTATCATGGAGGCGTACATGATGAGAAATCTGTTGCACGTCATACTGTAAACTTGCTAACATCAACCATTAAAGTTGATGCAGACCAATCAGATCTACGGTTCTGCTTCAGAATAATCTCTCCCACAAAGAACTACACATTGCAG GCAGAGAGTACAATGGATCAGATGGATTGGATTGAAAAAATTACTGGCGTCATTGCTTCTTTACTGAGCTCCCAATCCCCAGAACGG CGTCTTCTGCTGAGCCCCAAGGGCAGTGGCCATCATCAAACTGCCAGTGAAAGTAGTTCTTTCAGTAGCTCAACAGAACTTGAACATTCTATAAGTGAAGATTGCATGCTGGAAAAGAACTCAGGAAGTGGTTATTTTGAGCATTCTGCTAGAGTTACACAGCATCACCGAACCAGCATGAAACCTGATAAGCCAATTGACTTGCTTAGGAAAGTGGTTGGCAATAATATTTGTGCTGATTGTGGTGCTGCAGAGCCTGATTGGGCATCCCTAAACCTCGGAGTTCTTCTATGCATAGAGTGTTCTGGGGTACACAGAAACCTTGGTGTGCATATATCTAAG GTAAGATCTCTGACACTTGATGTCAGGGTTTGGGAGCCATCCGTAATCAATCTCTTTCAGTCATTAGGCAACACTTTTGCCAACACTGTCTGGGAAGAAATGTTACCTTCATCAAGCTGTGTTGACCATGGTGATATTTCAAG AGCTGATGGATTAGAAAACGCATCACATAACCTTGTAGTCAGCAAGCCTAAACAATCTGATCCTATTGCTGTGAAGGAGAAATTTATTCACGCCAAG TACGCTGAAAAGGATTTTGTGCAAAAACATAGTATGGATGAGAATCAGCTAGCACAACAGATGTGGGATAATGTATGTTCAAACAATAAGAAGGGGGTGTACAGTCTGATTGTGGGGTCAAATGCGGATGTAAATTTTACTTATGGGCAGACATCATTTAATTCGGCTCTGACTCTTGGAAAAGCACTGCTTCTACAAGAGCAACCAGCTCTGCCATCAGATGGAAGTTCTAGATGTTTTGATGTCGATTCGCTTGAGAAGATTTCTCCTGCTGACACAAGGGCACGCATAGACGAGTTGGATGACTGTGTTGAGGGATTATCTTTGCTTCATCTAGCATGCCGCGTTGCGGATGTGGGCATGGTTGAGCTACTCATGCAGTATGGTGCCAATGTAAACTCTACAGATTCAAGAGGTCGAACACCACTTCATCACAGCATTATGAAAGGAAAGCATGCGTACGCCAAGCTGCTGCTTTCCAG GGGGGCTGATTCGCAAGCCACAGACCAAGATGGTAGAACAGCATTACAGTATGCAATTGACAGTGGAACTATAGACGATGAAGAGATTCTTGTTTTGTTAGGACCCAGGTAG
- the LOC133901934 gene encoding transcription factor BC1-like isoform X2 translates to MAGFSHLPQQMEHDLTNASHSMARFLFCHGAATADSVSATPEDASLETSSVVLDTSPQGTASVDRKRKPTEDGTNLSSVQSKDSNSKESNRKRRGRRERHSKEVDEEEAPKGYIHVRARRGQATDSHSLAERVRRERISERMRVLQTLVPGCDKVTGKALILDEIINYVQSLQNQVEFLSMRIASLSPVLYGFGMDSDAFSDHTQIEGMLHQEALAMFPSVLNRAPSQAVMDPNTSTSSPSSYEVHGGGGGISSPQDNGSYMVQTAGEPRQELFNQVMFSNHMCSFQ, encoded by the exons ATGGCAGGGTTCTCACACCTCCCACAGCAGATGGAGCATGACCTCACCAATGCCTCTCACAGCATGGCAAGATTCTTGTTCTGCCATGGGGCAGCCACAGCAGATTCAGTATCAGCCACCCCTGAAGATGCCTCGCTGGAGACCTCATCTGTGGTTCTTGACACCTCGCCACAAGGCACTGCTTCTGTGGACAGGAAGAGGAAACCCACAGAAGACGGCACCAACCTCAGCTCTGTTCAGTCCAAG GACTCAAACTCCAAGGAGAGTAACagaaagaggagagggagaagagagagacaCAGCAAGGAGGTagatgaggaggaggcaccCAAGGGATACATCCATGTCAGGGCAAGGAGAGGGCAAGCAACAGACAGCCACAGCCTTGCAGAGAGG GTGAGGAGGGAGAGAATCAGTGAGAGGATGAGGGTGCTGCAAACCCTGGTCCCTGGTTGTGACAAG GTTACTGGGAAAGCCCTCATTCTGGATGAGATCATCAACTATGTGCAGTCCTTGCAGAACCAAGTTGAG TTCCTTTCCATGAGGATTGCTTCCCTGAGCCCAGTGCTGTATGGTTTTGGCATGGACAGTGATGCCTTCAGTGACCACACTCAG ATCGAAGGAATGCTCCACCAAGAGGCGCTTGCAATGTTTCCCTCTGTCCTGAACAGAGCTCCATCTCAAGCTGTCATGGACCCAaacacctccacctcctctccatcaTCCTACGAGgttcacggcggcggcggcggcatctcTTCCCCTCAG GACAATGGCAGTTACATGGTGCAAACAGCAGGTGAGCCAAGGCAAGAACTGTTCAATCAAGTGATGTTCAGTAACCACATGTGCTCTTTCCAgtag
- the LOC133901934 gene encoding transcription factor BC1-like isoform X1: MAGFSHLPQQMEHDLTNASHSMARFLFCHGAATADSVSATPEDASLETSSVVLDTSPQGTASVDRKRKPTEDGTNLSSVQSKDSNSKESNRKRRGRRERHSKEVDEEEAPKGYIHVRARRGQATDSHSLAERVRRERISERMRVLQTLVPGCDKVTGKALILDEIINYVQSLQNQVEFLSMRIASLSPVLYGFGMDSDAFSDHTQKIEGMLHQEALAMFPSVLNRAPSQAVMDPNTSTSSPSSYEVHGGGGGISSPQDNGSYMVQTAGEPRQELFNQVMFSNHMCSFQ; encoded by the exons ATGGCAGGGTTCTCACACCTCCCACAGCAGATGGAGCATGACCTCACCAATGCCTCTCACAGCATGGCAAGATTCTTGTTCTGCCATGGGGCAGCCACAGCAGATTCAGTATCAGCCACCCCTGAAGATGCCTCGCTGGAGACCTCATCTGTGGTTCTTGACACCTCGCCACAAGGCACTGCTTCTGTGGACAGGAAGAGGAAACCCACAGAAGACGGCACCAACCTCAGCTCTGTTCAGTCCAAG GACTCAAACTCCAAGGAGAGTAACagaaagaggagagggagaagagagagacaCAGCAAGGAGGTagatgaggaggaggcaccCAAGGGATACATCCATGTCAGGGCAAGGAGAGGGCAAGCAACAGACAGCCACAGCCTTGCAGAGAGG GTGAGGAGGGAGAGAATCAGTGAGAGGATGAGGGTGCTGCAAACCCTGGTCCCTGGTTGTGACAAG GTTACTGGGAAAGCCCTCATTCTGGATGAGATCATCAACTATGTGCAGTCCTTGCAGAACCAAGTTGAG TTCCTTTCCATGAGGATTGCTTCCCTGAGCCCAGTGCTGTATGGTTTTGGCATGGACAGTGATGCCTTCAGTGACCACACTCAG AAGATCGAAGGAATGCTCCACCAAGAGGCGCTTGCAATGTTTCCCTCTGTCCTGAACAGAGCTCCATCTCAAGCTGTCATGGACCCAaacacctccacctcctctccatcaTCCTACGAGgttcacggcggcggcggcggcatctcTTCCCCTCAG GACAATGGCAGTTACATGGTGCAAACAGCAGGTGAGCCAAGGCAAGAACTGTTCAATCAAGTGATGTTCAGTAACCACATGTGCTCTTTCCAgtag
- the LOC133902347 gene encoding adenylate isopentenyltransferase-like has protein sequence MLTIKPVVIMGATSTGKTKLSIDVSKVISGEAVNADKMQIYPGLDIATNKVHLNDGCGIPHHLIGAISAITDDFSVSFFRSIATITTKSIVRRGHVPVLVGGSNSLIHGFLVDHFDPSLVDPFAIARYRPTLRFQSCLLWLHAHELVLKEYLNRRVDDMVDAGLVEELKEFFDSMSIRKLVEHTGLARAIGVSELSEYFAGCKRLCVSIDEMKVNTHALAKAQTAKIQHIADVWGWLVCSLDATETIRAHLTGSNYTAKAIAWERNVSGPALSTINEFLDS, from the exons ATGTTGACAATTAAACCAGTGGTGATCATGGGTGCTACGAGCACGGGTAAGACAAAGCTATCAATTGATGTATCCAAGGTGATTAGTGGCGAAGCGGTGAATGCTGACAAGATGCAAATCTATCCTGGGCTTGACATCGCAACCAACAAGGTCCATCTGAATGATGGATGTGGTATTCCTCATCACCTTATTGGGGCTATTTCAGCAATTACTGACGATTTTTCTGTATCTTTCTTTCGATCTATTGCAACCATTACTACAAAGTCTATTGTAAG acGTGGTCATGTACCAGTTCTGGTAGGTGGCTCAAACTCACTGATCCATGGATTCCTTGTTGACCATTTTGATCCCTCCCTTGTTGATCCTTTTGCAATTGCGAGGTATCGGCCAACTTTAAGGTTCCAAAGCTGCCTCCTGTGGCTTCATGCTCATGAGTTAGTTCTTAAGGAATATCTCAACCGTCGTGTTGACGATATGGTTGATGCTGGTTTGGTGGAGGAACTCAAAGAATTTTTTGATTCTATGTCCATTCGCAAGCTTGTCGAGCACACTGGGCTAGCTAGGGCAATCGGTGTGTCGGAactaagtgaatattttgccgGATGCAAGAGACTTTGTGTTTCCATAGATGAGATGAAAGTCAATACGCATGCCCTTGCAAAAGCACAAACTGCAAAGATTCAACATATTGCTGATGTTTGGGGTTGGCTTGTTTGCTCCCTTGATGCCACAGAAACCATACGTGCGCATCTCACTGGATCAAACTATACTGCGAAGGCCATAGCATGGGAACGCAATGTGAGTGGTCCTGCACTTAGTACTATAAATGAGTTTTTGGATAGTTGA
- the LOC133901139 gene encoding cysteine-rich and transmembrane domain-containing protein WIH2-like, with product MSYQKVPESYPPPGYSPPYPPPGGQYPPPQTPPQGPYYPPPQQPPPGYQGYFSEGQQTYGYPPPHGGHHHHHGHGHDHHEDDCCLGFLKGWLAALCCCCILDECCCCCCF from the exons ATGAGCTACCAGAAGGTCCCGGAGTCCTACCCGCCGCCAG GGTACTCGCCGCCGTACCCGCCACCGGGAGGGCAGTACCCGCCTCCCCAAACTCCGCCGCAGGGACCTTACtacccgccgccgcagcagccccCTCCAGGGTACCAGGGCTACTTCAGCGAGGGGCAGCAGACCTACGGCTACCCGCCACCGCACGGCggccaccatcatcatcatggaCATGGTCACGACCACCACGAGGATGACTGCTGCCTTGGCTTCCTCAAAGGATG GTTGGCCgctctctgctgctgctgcatcctGGACGagtgttgttgctgctgctgcttctga